ATAAAGTTCGAGACAGTCCCTTGGATTCCCATTAGTCTCAACCAATACGGCAATAAACCAATGTCAAAGTTCTCAAACAGTATCTGCACCATTCAGATGATACTGGCACTTGTGCTTGTGGTTTCTTCATGTACTTAGACTCACCTTTCATGGGTTATgatatattatatgaataataatTTAGATATTAGGATGCTTTACTTGCTGCATTTTCTTAATATGCTGCCttctagatttttttttttttttgagaaacacagtacaaacgcagacgctcacatacacgcgcatacactcacccctatgaacgcacacacgcacaccctacccctatgagcacctccggaagactgagccggcggattgaatcttgaaattgacgaagtcaccacaggcgcctcgctgtcgacgggaacgtcgcctcccactgaatgaatattccgcctttatgagacacacagatgtcaaatctgggatttgaactctggtgggctgggggtacaaccaccctcctaaccacccaacctcaggttggttctctagATATTACTTTTGTTCGAAGAAGATGGCAATCTgtgataatggaaaaaagaaacaCTGAGACCCGTCACTTAATTGATTTTGTTCTAAGGAGTTGCTGCCCTCGATATTCATAGATACCTCAGTCTACGTGCTATTTGAAAATGTGCCTAAGAAATTATGTTTATAACGACTTTTGCATGCTGCTGAAAATAATTTGATCATCTCCTCGATATCGATATTTTCAGATGTTTCAGCTAAGGCGTTATTAGCGGTTGATCATGTTGGTGTGCTGGTGTGCtgcctgattttttttttttttttgaggtttTGGTGTGCTGCCTCATGAATGCGAACACCAAGACCATGCACAACTAGACTTCACACCGCCAGGGCCATGTGACATTAGACATACGTTGGTGCGAGCCCGGATGTCTCGGTTTCGAGGATTTGGCAAGTGCATTGACAGGGGATGTCTGTGCACATTCTGCGTCCCTGCTGTTAGCACATCGGCAAAAACAGAGGGGATTACTTtaacttttttccttttttgcgAAAAAACTTCCAAAATTTAGCACGTCGAGAAATGGCGGAAGAAATTGGCAGGACATGATGAGAAATGGCAGCAATCGTTGCGGAAGAAAGTTTGATGATTCAGGGTTTTAGGGCCCTTACTAGTGATTAAATTAGGGTAAGCATCGACATAATGCATTGATCATGCCACGTCGGCCTTATCAACGCCGACTGCAACCTATCGGTCGTCAACACCGAAAAGCCTCGTCGGCCTGGCGCACGCCGATGTGCTCATGTTGGCATTATCAATGCCAACTTGTCAGCCGGCGAGACGGCCCTGGCGATCGATCGGCCTGTCAGCCACACCTACGCTGATAAGTGCCTGCTTGGCGTCGATGTGATTGTGGCCGTATTATTTTTGAAAAACTCCAGAGTCGAGTACTATTTGAAAAAACATATTATTAAAAAAAAGCCAACACCAAGGATGCCTTCCTAACCAACACTGAAGTTACTGTTTCAAAAAACACTTAAGTTAGGATACTCTTGTTGCCGGTGCGTAAAAATGGTGGATGTTGATGACATATaggcatggaaaaaaatagcgcgctattccaacgctaatagcacgctatagcatatctggagagccgatgctacgctatttcggcgctatagcgcgctattcgcgttaatagcacgctataacaTGCTAATAGCACATTTTTAGACccacgctattttgttatagcgcgctatttttttccttgcaTATAGGTGATGAGATTATTTCTTTGTTGGTGATCCTATGATGGTGAAGTAGGAGTCGTTGGATTGAGGCGCCGATGGATGATGACGATGACATTTGCTGGCAACCAGACACATGTTTTATTCTCGGCATTTGAGTGAGCCTGGTCATTGGCAATAATTTACTGGCAACCCCAATGGGAAATGACAGATCTAGGTGTGCATAGCATTCAGTGTAGATCGTATTTATGCGCATAATTTAGCTGTAAACGAATTACATTAAGCTTTAGATTATCATATAAATAAGAGTTGGAATCCAAAATCTACTCCATACAGCACGTTCAAACCCCTCTGAACCGGACGTGAGGGTCTCCCCTCATCCGGCTCTCTGGAGGGAAATCTCCAGTCACTACTTCCCGTAATATCCCCCTTTACCACATCATGGCGTATATAATTAAATAGAATGAAAGGGTCCACCTCGAAACAAAGGGGATACTAACTAACAACTGAGTCCTCTCCGAAACGTAGGAGGTAAAGCAATAACTTACCTAAGAACATAACTTTTGCGTGGTTGAGTTTTTGTGAAGACTAGACTACAAACAATATATTTTGGTCTAAGTATCATCATAATTCCAACTAATAATTTCAAAGTACATTTTAAACTATTAGACAACTAGAGTAGCCTACATTGTGTTGGATATCTATCTTGCCTCATATGTGTAGATGCACCTATATTACCAAAAAAAAACATAtttcaaaatgtcaaaaaaaaaattaaaaaaatctagGTGTACGTCCAAACATTCTAGCATGTTCTATATGTGTGTTGTAGTTTGGTTTTCGCAAAGATTTTCACTAATTATTTTTTCTTCCTAGTTATGATGTGACAAGTCTTTTACTGCTTTGTTTTAAAAAAAATGGTACGTACTACTAGATATGATAATTCCCTACTCGGTACGAACTCACATATATCTGTGTTTTCTTATTAGTTATCAAACCTGGCATCACATTTATCAGCGTGGCACCTTTCTAGATTAATCTCATCAAAAAGTTTCTCACTATTTCAACATTTGTCAGCCGCATATCAACAAGAAACAGCAGTGTGTGCGAGGTACGTTTTCAAAAGATGAGCTAATATATGTGCGACATGAAAAAAGGAAAACCACTAGAATTTTCTGGACTTCACACATGCATGTACATGCATGCAGCACGTACGTTTTTTTTTTTCAGAAAGATTGCACGGTACCGTAAGATCCTTTTTCCTCTGAGCCAGTTATGTGCGCGTCTCGATCTCCTCTTGTGCTGCCATTATCCCACGCCACGACCCACGTGAAACAATTCCAGAATCGATCGCAAACTGTAACAGGCTAACAGCTGATCTGGCCGCATCAAAGAGTTAACTCTCTCCACCGACAGACTCGTTCCTGATACACCAGACTTTACAGGCGGCAAGCGCCTATCCAATCAAGCGATATCGATCCATGCGGACATCCTGTTTTCCAGTCTTTCCGCGCTTCAAACCTCACGCATGTACAAGGTTTTGCTTGCATGCATGCAGGAGAACAACAAGAGGACCAAACCACCTGCTCTCTTTGACGCTGGTGATCATTAGAGCACCACTAGATGGGGGAAGAGCAGGGGCACCTTATTCCTTATTCCGATGCGACGCCATCCCTACCACCGATGTTGGTGCCCCTAGAAAAACCTAGGTCAGCCCTAGTTACTTGCCAAAGTCAAAGCGCCAAGGTCCCCGCTCcctagactgctcatagtgggagtaacatagctagtaacatcacacatctcaagacattttggtgacatggcatgccaataaatgaagaaagagagtgaggtagtaactagctatgttaccataacatcacacaccccaaagcaaaatgagtctacaacataataaataacacaatgcatgacaccacatattagttactacccactatgaaggtagtaacctagactagtaacatgacatatgttactagtctaagttactccccactatgaccagccttatgTCACTAGAACAGCGGAGGGAGGAGGCATGGACCTATGGCCTCGCCGGCGGTGGGAGCGAGGGGGCAAAGCAGTGGCCACACTAATCTCCTTTGGGGAGAAGAGACGCCTCCCACACGCGTTAGTTGTCCTCTCCTTCTCTATGCAAAGAGCAACACAACAAACCCCAGCTCCACTCATCCCTCTCACCCGCCACATAAAACGCTTCGCATCCTCCCAAAGCCTCCTCCGGAAAACCTCATGCGTTATTCTGCTTTTTTTTTGCCACGTTTATTATAGCTGGCTGCAGGTCCTGAAAAAGCAACGTGTTTCACACCTCGCCCCCGCAATTACTCGCTTAACTACTTGCCTGATTAACCTCGTCATTTTCTGAATCATTTCACGTCTATATCTATCTATATATACTTCCACAAGGGAATACTAGTACCTCAAACATATCTTGGGACAGTCAGAGAGTATTGGGTTTAAGATCAGATTGCGGCGATCGCGATGGGTAGGGATCATGCGGTGGTGGCGATCGCCGGGCAGATCGGCGTCGTCGCGTCCGTCGCGTTGAACCTCGCCGCGCTCGCGTTCTACCTTCACGGCCGCATCTTCGGTGCCAGTGCCGGCGAGAAGGAGGCCGGCAAGAAGATGAAAAAGGCGGCCGCCGTAGCGCCTTCCTCGGGCAAGCCTCCGGTGGCACCTGACTCGACCATCAACTTGGATCAGTAAGTGGGATCTTGTCCTTATCTCTTGATTAATTCCCGGCCGCAAAAAATCTGTATAAATTCTCCGTGAATCTATGGCTGATTCTGACAATGCTGATTTTAAACGCCGGCGATTTTGTTTTCCAACGATCTATGTTGTTGTTTACAGCGGCGACCCGACGATGTTCGAGGCGTTCTGGCGCGGGACGATGGGCGAGCACGCGACGTTGGTGATCCCGGGATGGCAGACGATGAGCTACTTCTCCGACGTCGGCAACCTCTGCTGGTTCCTCGAGCCCGGATTCGAGCGCGAGGTGCGCCGCCTCCACCGCCTCGTCGGCAACGCCGCCACCGAGGGATACCACGTCCTCGTCGGCACCGGATCCATGCAGCTCTTCCAGGCCGCGCTCTACGCGCTCTCCCCACCCGCCGAGGCCGGGCCCATAAGCGTCGTCTCTCCCGTACCCTTCTACTCCGTAAGAATTAATTAATTACTGATCATCGAATCTGTTGGAGAAAATCGATCTGGCTAGATTTACATGTTATGATTGAATCTATTGTGCACTCGTGCAGTCGTATCCGGCGGTGACGGACTTCCTCAAATCCGGGCGGTATCGGTGGGCCGGAGATGCCAACACGTTCGAGGGCGACGAGTACATCGAGCTCGTCTGCTCGCCAAGCAACCCTGACGGCGGGATCCGCCAGGCCGTGCTCAAATCCAAGTCCGGCAAGGCCATGCATGACCTAGCCTACTACTGGCCGCAGTACACTCCCATCACCCACATGCTCGCTCACGACATCATGCTCTTCACCGTCTCCAAGTGCACCGGCCATGCCGGCACCAGAATTGGGTAATCGATCTCGCAACATCCCCAACCTTCACATATTTCGTTATGTGGCAATTTTGACTTCTTCTGGTGAACTAATTAGTCAGTTATTTGTTTGGTTCCTTGCATGCATATCATGCAGGTGGGCCCTGGTGAAGGACAGGGAGGTAGCAAAGAAGATGAACATGTTCCTGGAGCTCAACACCATCGGCGTCTCCAAGGACTCACAGCTGCGTGCCGCCAAGGTACTCGAGGCAGTCGCGGATGCCTATGAGCGCCAGCCTGCCGACCTCACTGGGGATGCGAGCCTCCTCTTCCATTACGCGCGCCGGCAGATGACATGCCGCTGGCGCGCGCTCCGTGCTGCCGTGGCAGCCTCTGGCATCTTCACCCTGCCCGACGAGGTCGCAGGATTCTGCACCTTCGCCAAGGACACCGTCAGTGCCAATCCTGGTAAGCACATTGCACAATCTAGTACGGAGTAAGATATATTGCCACATTGATTACCAAAATAGATTCTAAATCTAGGAAATTTTGATTAATTGCCTCCCAGCTAAATCTACGCACATTTTTGATTCTCTGGATCAATTTCCTTAACGATTAATTAATGCTTCTTGATCCCATAGCATTCGCATGGCTGCGCTGTGACAAGGAAGGAGTGGAGGACCTGGAGGTCTTCCTGCGCGAGCACAAGATCATAACCCGCAGCGGGACAAGATTCGGAGCTGACCCGAAGGTGGTCAGGATCAGCATGGTGGACACCGATGAAGCCTTCGGCATATTTGTCGATCGCCTCGCTGCCATGAAATAAGGACGACAGGAATCAACATATTAAACTACTCCCCGCCTAAAAAGAGGGGTTGAGTCGCCTCTCTAGTTTCGAATTGTCGTTAATAATGAATAAGTTTTGGTTGTTACATTGCTGTTCTGAGTTGTGTTGCCTACTGCAATGTTTCTCATGAATGCTGAGCTTGTGAAGATATGTGATGTAGCCAAAAATATATATGAATCTTCTAAACCTTTTGTATTGATGATATAAAAGTATGGAGGCACCTAGCGCTGGATGGATCGACTGTGAACATTTTTCTGTGGATCGTATCCAACACCTTCATGATCTTCTCAGCATGGTATTCATCCAATGAGTGAGTCATCGGCGAAAAATAGATGATTGATCATAGGTGCTCCAGTTTTTAGCTGAACTCCCTGGATGGTGCCCTCCTCTTTTGCATTATGTAACAATTCCGACAGACCTCCAGCACTAAGGATAAACATAAACGGGAATAAAGGGTCCCATTGATGGCGCCAGCGCTCAGGGCAAAAGGTTTTGCCAGGTTAGGGTTAACTTTAACTTTGTATGCCACTGATTGCAGGGAACTCATGCCCACCTTTATCCATTGGGGGTACAAAACCCATTTTTTCATCATCCTTACCAGGAACTCCCACGTCATATGCAGTATTTCATAAGCCAAAAGAACATTGTTTTGTGATCATCCATCCTGCCAAAAAGGCAGACTGGGCGGGTGATCGAGATAATATGGGATAGCACCACTTTCCGCCTATTTGCTAACAACTTCGAGATCGACTTATACAAAACATTACCGAAACTGGTAGGCCTGAAGTCAGCTATCCTCTTCGGGTTTACACCTTGGGAATAAGCACAATCGTGGTCTAGTTCCAACCATCAGGCATATGGTCTCCATTCAGCACACTAATGACTTCCTCTTGTACTTTTGGCCTAATAGTTACCATAACTTCTTGTAAAATATGGTTAGCATGCCATCCGGCCTGGATGCCCTGATATTCTCCAATAGAAGTAAGAGAATCATGCCCCCCCTCATCCATGTACTCACGAGTAAGAGAGAAATTCATTTCATCCGTGACCGACTGGGGTACATGCAATAAAAGGTCATCATTGATTTGACCTGTAAAAGACATGAACAAACTTTTGCCGTGATTAAACATAAAAGGCCTCATGTCTTCCTCCCCCTGCACTATGCCACCTCCTTTTCTCTTTAAACTCCTTATCACATTTTACTATTCCACACCGAAATGAAAGCATGGAAATACCTCATATTGCGATCTCCAAACTTCAGCCAATTTATATGGGCTATATATTGCCAATACATACCATGTTGGTCTTCCAATCTAGTTAATTAAAATGCAAGACATGTGCCCCGGACAACCTCTTCTGATCGATAGGGCGACATCTGTATTTTGCAGGTCCTTATTTTCCTTTTTATAAGGTTTTTCAATGCACCAAGGACCTCTTTGTCCCAAAACCAGAGTTTTATTCCCACTCGCTTCACCACGTACTTCACCAACGTAGCCCCCTCCCCAAAAGTTAGGTTCCCAGCTTCCTCAATTAAAACAGTACATTCAACTTCTTGTAGCCAAATGAGGGGTCTATGTTCAGAGTGCCTTGGGTCTCTGGTTATTATTAAACATGCATCTGCAACTCGCATTCGCCACTACTCGATCAAATATTTTCCTCACATACCTAATTGCCACATGCCGGTTATTTCTCCAAGTGAAAGGATCACCTACAAACCCCCCCAATTCCCTATATCAGTGTCCTTTAAAGCTTTACTATATTCATCCATACACTCTGGGGCTTGATTCGGCCTCCTTCCTTTTCATGAGAAAACGGGACTCCATTAAAATCCTCCATGCATGGCCATGGAAGATCAGCTTGGCCGTGCAATGTACGCAACACTTTCCAAGTATTTTCATTTTCCAATGACATGGACTCTTCGTACATTCAAGTGAACCTCCATTTATTCCCATTTTCATGGGACACATCAACACCCTTCCTCCAAAACAGATCGAATCCATCACTACGACCCTTGCAATCCACCACCCCCATATGCGGTGATGAGTGCATTTTAGCATGTTTTTACATTACTATTTCGTCAAGTTATCATCAAGTAGTGGTAGGGTTTTTGTATTTCACCGCGCTACCGCGCCCTTTTATACTTGTCTACACAGGATCCCAATATAATAAGTCAATCATGAAATATCAACGAAAACTGTCATTTTCTGGCATTTTGACGTGATAGAAATCATTTTTGCACTTAATAATGTGTCTGGGGCGAAAAGACAATGCAAGGACAACTTCCAGGGAGTTTAACGGGCATCGGTGCGGGCAGGGCCTGCTCGTACCGTCTGCCCGTACCACCCTCCAGGAGCACCGTCTCGTCAAATAATTTTACCTCCCGCGGACGGATCAGAGATCAGACACACACAGCTTTGCGAAACCGAGAAACACCGCCCCAGATCATATCTCAAGAGGGAACTTTGGAGAAGACAAAGATCCGGGCTGATACGTGGatcctgtcgtcgtggtgaacagacagatgccataggatggcttaagttggggccgaatgggcgctagaggattcgggggagggtttttgattagattggatgaacttccgggtgctttcctcaagaacttggcctatgccagaggtagaagaaaagagacacaaggaagaactctgctctagatctcttTCTTCATTCATCTCAACAGGTTATAGGTTTGTGCATACAAGGTCTCTACTTATCCTTCAGGTCAtgcccgcgatggggtgtgccccctctccttatataggggagagggtggcttacaggggaagaaaccctaatggcatctttgaacagacaaactactttacaaaggtactttaatcataggtgacgccggtatcttctttaatcagggaggctgacgtcctccggttgcttttggcgtcaccttcctctttggcgtcagggcttcgtttaaagctactttgcttaggtcaCCCTTGTcatctagctcttgagagaatctttgaccagtcctgccgacgtgctacagtgcactcCTTACCGACaatccggtgtcttcttagctcatACCGGTATGCCTCTCTTTGGGATACCGGTAAGATTTACTTAGCCCAAAAGCTTATCCGGAATGAACttcaaaccggtatcttgatggctcaaaccatccggtttggcatgcctttggcataccgggggtcatccccccaacattagtccccgaagctggtatagtccggtggatctcaTCCGACGGGCCATAGCAGGTTCCCATCTTACAAGGTACCGGTTTAGTCATTCCGGCACCTTGCTCAGCCcttccggcatctttgccttagTTTCTTTCTATTACCTTCCGGATTCTTCCGGTACCTATGACATTAAactcctcctcggcgaagtcgagaatttctcgggtacagtgcctgtcagagacatgcgcactgtatcaGACGCGCCAGtaccaggggtcacttcccttcggcttctgcgcctgcATTTATGGTGCCGCACCGGATCTccgctgccgttccggatccgtgcggcctccATGTGGCATATtattttccgcgcgtgtatcATCGCGCCACATGGCGGCCCACGAactgaaccgccgcggcccagcggttgccaGCCCACTATCTCTTCTTCCTGTATAAGGGGAAGCGGTTCCTTCTTCCTCCTTTTCTCCGCATTCGCCACTTCCTCGCGCACTTAGAGCTCTTAGCCCTCTTGCGCCCTCGCTGCCGCCGTTCGTCGCCAGAGCTCCGCCGACCGGTGAACTTTCGCTACGACTCCTTAAAGCCTCGCGGAGCCTCGCCGCGCAGCGattcaccgctgcacgtctgctgcCGCCGCACCGTACGTTCTCCGGCgacttcttctcttcttcctcgCCGGACCTCGTCGGCGACTGCAGGTTCGCTGCTTCTCCGGCGACCATCTTCAGCGTTTTGCGCCGCCCCAGGTTAGCCTCAATGCTTCTTTGCCCTCTTCTTTCTCGTCTTCCAAATCTTGGGCCGGTAGAGTATTtactctttcttttcttttgcttttcctcttactcgtagatattcgcgcaagggtagatcttgggaaatcAGTTTTTGGGTAGAGTCCGGCGTCCTGTAGACCCGTATGTCTAGCGAAGATCATCTTTCCGAATTCTCCTCCAGTAGCCGCCAGAGTGAAGCTTCCGACGAACTCTCAACTGAGCTTGCTCGGATGGAAACCGATACCGGAAGAGGtcaagaggccggcagctctagccaagcatccggaGTGGATCTATCCGGTGTCACGCGTGGGGCCTGGAAGGGCTCTGACGTGACACAGCATGAAATCAACTGGTTGTACCGGTctagaaggataccggaaggagtatcctgtcggcttccgcgcgacgagatcgaaccggtactTGAACCCGGTGAGTTCatcgttttccttgctcatttcgagcgtggcttcggccttcctgcttctgaTTTCTTTCGCCGTTttctggattttttaccaactccagcctcac
This Lolium perenne isolate Kyuss_39 chromosome 1, Kyuss_2.0, whole genome shotgun sequence DNA region includes the following protein-coding sequences:
- the LOC127292988 gene encoding tryptophan aminotransferase-related protein 1; its protein translation is MGRDHAVVAIAGQIGVVASVALNLAALAFYLHGRIFGASAGEKEAGKKMKKAAAVAPSSGKPPVAPDSTINLDHGDPTMFEAFWRGTMGEHATLVIPGWQTMSYFSDVGNLCWFLEPGFEREVRRLHRLVGNAATEGYHVLVGTGSMQLFQAALYALSPPAEAGPISVVSPVPFYSSYPAVTDFLKSGRYRWAGDANTFEGDEYIELVCSPSNPDGGIRQAVLKSKSGKAMHDLAYYWPQYTPITHMLAHDIMLFTVSKCTGHAGTRIGWALVKDREVAKKMNMFLELNTIGVSKDSQLRAAKVLEAVADAYERQPADLTGDASLLFHYARRQMTCRWRALRAAVAASGIFTLPDEVAGFCTFAKDTVSANPAFAWLRCDKEGVEDLEVFLREHKIITRSGTRFGADPKVVRISMVDTDEAFGIFVDRLAAMK